The following coding sequences lie in one Eriocheir sinensis breed Jianghai 21 unplaced genomic scaffold, ASM2467909v1 Scaffold345, whole genome shotgun sequence genomic window:
- the LOC126991807 gene encoding uncharacterized protein LOC126991807, which produces MYVLTGNQESWTPASSHRQKMAAFTESVVFRLKLLRVLETAGQKVLTYTLLCGTPGKDPSETLVEYLARLPDTSTAKYKNIKEKGKYFDKTQKPMINSDPSCSNFDISLLSKAITVACEGWDDTSQLARLVKMIKDTRNDVVHETHKKITKHAFLTELTKLQKEFDETLDATMAKYNTDGVECDKKRKEVEKHVRDIRDESLSEDEVLRRSLRDLLPHFRKEADEELKQRLDRATLLDPLRFLNRYEQLRVDVTTIFSEIIIEEEKKNIHYSKLLTLAQNSSAPASPHLILIEGDAGSGKTTLLTYTLSNYLKEESDRHMEGLGHYHLLLWVVCREKSSLTLKDLIDSLLPGAYARYSNLLMPLLKYSRVLFLIDGLDEMNDDSLVRDILSQAKDCPNFTLLSTSRPEAIEGMKAMTPKEFKVSHLKLEGVSVDMRTELALKHYRWLCGTKPVDEARLRQVMQELAWSEIFRMPLNILFLVTLFHIEPQKLTTKITQTELYQKILDWCVAKLRHRLAGCPGVPKGPLLGIAIKRFLLELYKIALQGLLHSKLYLSDGDLEHLAEFCDGKGLPLEDTLSAFYSLRRVGTAEQYHAPHKGLQDFFAACHIHGCFSNNYNSGDIRKELHKMAGQNLQLGPLRNMLCHLLGLLSRRSPSVKAVEETVDLLQASGMKNTNDWLSVLAETEPDLDTMLRVAHHIDRDEEYDNNYNIFVRDGTVNIATLLLPHIRRRKVNIDLTRDHSGMEDLLAALHDHKLDRLYFNHHYKHPRPDAASAPLLQQAPW; this is translated from the coding sequence ATGTACGTCCTTACAGGTAACCAAGAGTCCTGGACACCAGCCAGCAGCCACCGACAGAAGATGGCGGCCTTCACGGAAAGTGTTGTCTTCCGTTTGAAGTTATTGCGCGTCCTGGAGACGGCCGGCCAGAAGGTGTTGACGTACACCCTCCTGTGCGGGACACCAGGCAAGGACCCGAGCGAAACCCTCGTCGAGTACCTCGCCAGGCTTCCGGACACCTCGACGGCCAAATAcaagaacataaaagaaaaaggaaagtacttCGATAAGACTCAGAAGCCAATGATCAATAGTGATCCTTCATGTAGCAACTTTGATATTTCCTTGCTCTCTAAAGCGATTACAGTGGCATGCGAAGGATGGGATGATACTTCTCAGCTCGCTAGGCTGGTCAAGATGATAAAGGACACGAGGAATGACGTGGTGcatgaaacacataaaaaaattactaAACATGCTTTCCTGACCGAGCTCACAAAGTTGCAGAAAGAATTTGATGAGACACTAGACGCCACGATGGCGAAGTACAACACTGACGGGGTGGAGTGtgacaagaagaggaaagaagttgaAAAGCATGTCCGCGACATCAGGGACGAGAGCCTTAGCGAGGATGAAGTATTGAGAAGGTCCTTGCGCGATCTGCTGCCACACTTCCGGAAGGAGGCTGATGAGGAACTCAAACAAAGGCTTGACCGTGCCACGCTCCTTGACCCGCTTCGGTTTCTCAACCGCTATGAACAGCTCCGAGTAGACGTAACAACTATTTTCTCAGAAATTAtcattgaagaagaaaagaagaatatccATTACTCGAAGCTACTCACTCTCGCCCAGAATAGTAGTGCACCCGCATCGCCACACCTTATACTGATAGAAGGAGATGCTGGCAGTGGAAAAACCACTCTTCTTACATACACTCTTTCCAATTACTTGAAGGAGGAGAGTGATCGCCACATGGAGGGGCTCGGCCACTACCATCTTTTGTTATGGGTGGTGTGCCGAGAGAAGAGTAGCCTCACTCTTAAGGATCTGATAGACAGCCTCCTGCCCGGCGCCTATGCCCGGTATAGTAACTTACTGATGCCTTTACTGAAGTACAGCAGGGTCCTCTTCCTGATAGATGGGCTTGACGAGATGAACGACGATTCACTCGTCAGAGATATCCTGAGCCAAGCTAAGGACTGCCCTAACTTCACTTTACTTTCAACATCCCGCCCAGAAGCcatagaaggaatgaaggcaaTGACGCCCAAAGAATTTAAGGTTTCCCACCTGAAGCTGGAGGGCGTCTCCGTTGATATGAGGACCGAGCTAGCATTAAAGCACTATCGCTGGCTGTGTGGCACCAAGCCTGTAGACGAGGCCCGCCTCAGGCAGGTCATGCAAGAGTTAGCCTGGAGTGAGATCTTCAGGATGCCTCTAAATATTCTCTTCCTCGTGACTTTATTCCACATCGAGCCTCAAAAACTGACAACCAAGATAACCCAGACCGAGCTGTACCAGAAGATCCTGGACTGGTGTGTGGCGAAGTTGCGGCACAGACTCGCTGGTTGTCCCGGAGTACCCAAAGGTCCCCTCCTCGGGATAGCAATTAAACGTTTTTTGCTTGAATTGTACAAAATTGCATTGCAGGGACTCCTTCATAGCAAATTATATCTCAGTGATGGTGATCTAGAACACCTGGCTGAGTTCTGTGACGGAAAGGGCCTGCCGCTGGAGGACACCTTATCAGCCTTCTACTCCCTGCGGCGGGTTGGGACGGCAGAGCAGTATCACGCTCCTCACAAAGGCCTTCAAGACTTTTTCGCGGCCTGCCACATTCATGGATGCTTCAGTAACAACTACAACTCAGGAGACATCCGAAAAGAGCTACACAAAATGGCAGGACAAAACCTACAGCTTGGCCCGCTCAGGAACATGTTGTGTCACCTACTGGGGCTGCTCAGCCGTCGCAGTCCCAGTGTCAAGGCGGTGGAGGAAACCGTGGACCTGTTACAAGCGTCTGGGATGAAGAACACTAATGACTGGCTGTCTGTGCTGGCGGAAACGGAGCCCGATCTCGACACCATGCTAAGGGTGGCACACCATATAGACCGGGATGAAGaatatgataataattataacataTTTGTACGTGACGGCACAGTGAACATCGCCACTCTCCTTTTGCCTCACATCCGTCGAAGGAAAGTAAACATAGACCTGACGAGGGACCACAGTGGGATGGAAGACTTGCTTGCAGCCCTTCATGACCATAAATTAGACCGTCTATACTTCAATCACCACTACAAACACCCTCGTCCAGACGCTGCCTCGGCTCCCCTGCTGCAACAAGCCCCATGGTAA